The DNA region GGGAGAACAGGTCGAATCTGACGCTTTCTCAACTAACAACTTCTCTTTGGCATCCGACTACAGCCACAGCTTGAGCACTATCGTTAGCTGGACGGCGCGCTGGATTCAACTCGACCGTTCGGGTTTTCCTGAGGGTGGAGGAGGACCTGAGCTGTCCATTCTCAGGATTCCAAAGACCAGTAACTCCGGCAATATGCTCAGCGGCTTCCTCGTGCAACATCGCGTTAACAATATCTGGACTACCAGCATCAATGCCGATCTCTTCACCCGAGGTGAGCACGCCTACACGCCTGCTATCCTCGACAGCCCTCATCCATCCCCGGCTTCTCAGCCCAGCACTGATACGCGGACCCGCTTTACTCGCTCTCGAGTTGCATTGCAAAACGTGTTCGATTTGCATCCTCGACTGAAGTCCCATCTGAATCTGCGCGGCGCTGACGAGTTCGGGAAAAATAACACTCTTATTGAAGGGGTGTACCCAACCCACTTCAGAGATAACAGGGGCACTTCCGACATTTCAGCCGACTTGGTTTACTCCACTCCCACAATGACAGGAATGATTGCGTTAGGAATTGACAAAACTTCGGGATTCAATGTGCAGCTTGCTCCTCGGGTGGGTGCCGCTGTGTCGGCAGGAAAACGTACGATCCTGAAGGCAAGTTGGGGCCGCGCCTTCAAGGTTCCATCTTTATATGCACTCGGAAATCCAAACGTCGGCAATCCCAATCTTCGGCCAGAGGAGATAAATGGGATGGATGTAGGGGGGGAACATCCGGCCAGCGAGTCAGTCTGGCGGCCACTTATTATTACAACCTGTTCTCCGATCTTATCGATTTCAGCGCGATCTCCTTTCGCCTGGTGAATCGCACACAAGTGCGTACGCAAGGTGTGGAAACGACAGCCTCGTTCAACGCAACCCGCGGGATACAGGTAAATGCCTGGGGGGCGTTTCTAAACTGGAAGGTTAAATCTTCGAGTGAGCCCTTGCGAAACCAACCGGGATGGAACTCTGGCTTCACCATTGAAGCCCCCCTTCCCAAATCGCTCAGGGCATCCAGCACGACGATCTGGGTGGGCCGCCGCTACGACTTCCAGGTACCGGCACCTACAGTCACTTCAGTCGGAGGATTTTCCGCTACCAATCTAGTGCTCGGGTATTACGGATTGAAACACACTTCGATCTACGCCAGGACTGACAATCTCTTCAATACAAAATTTCATGAATATTTGGGTTTCCCGAATCCAGGAATTTCCACTGAAATTGGCATAACGTATCGGCTGCACTGACCCCGGTTCACACAACCAAGCTCTGTTTGCCTGGTGGTTGAGTAAATTTGATCCCCCATAGACGATAGCTCATGAGGCAGAACAATCGGCACTCGAGGCGAGCTGTATGGTCAGACTCCTATCGTTTTGCCATCGCGAGCATTTGCTGATTCTTTTCAATGGAGTTCTGGAGAACTTGCATCTGACAGCGCAGACGGGTTCGGTCAACTTCTGCACAGAATCCGTTGCGGGAGACGTGGGACAGCAATTCCAACTCACGCTTAAAAAGGTCCTCGAGTACCCTTTTATCGCAGGCGAGTTGCGCTTCCAATTCCCGTATTACCTTGGGATCGCTCATATCGATTGGACCGAGATGATTTGTCACTCGCAGGGCCACTCCCTTTGCGCTCTGCGAGCCTGACATTTATACAGCCTGCAGGCAGTCGATTTAGGCGATCAGCAACTCATCCTCGACCGCTGTCACACCAGGCGCCGACCACGCTGCTCGCTCAGCCGCATTGCGCTCTGACCAGGAATGCACTTGTCCGCGCAAGACCACCTTAGCTCCGCGAACATCAACCTGTATCTCTTGAGCGTCCAATTCTGCAGTACGGCGCATAGCCCTCTCGATCCGCGTCTTTACTTCGGAAGGCATCGCTAGTGGCTTAACCTTGATGTGGTTTGTTATACCCTTTACGCCGGCCAGACTTCGAATTGCACTCTCTGCCGCAATTTGTTGATATCTGTAATCGACGGTTCCCGTCAGAATAATCCACCCATGCTCCACATGAACCTTGACCCGATCCTCGGGCACAAGCACGTCCCATTGCAAGGCAGTCAGCACGGCACGGGCAATAT from Edaphobacter paludis includes:
- a CDS encoding TonB-dependent receptor domain-containing protein codes for the protein MIDRLSCALGVLYIVALVPLCRAQTPAPPGAPPTATNKTAASNSPSRPTLLTVITVTGEPLAVSLAPASASIVDDEQIRSAHTITSVDIMRTIPTLYLAQNGSLGSLSTVTIRGGKPNLVLVMIDGIPADDLSNLLGGAFDFSTLLVHDVERIEVVSGPLSSGYGSEAVSGVINVITKPTHYESNVLAGVEAGSFGGGGLNLGAEGLQGRLGYKLSGSFLRMGEQVESDAFSTNNFSLASDYSHSLSTIVSWTARWIQLDRSGFPEGGGGPELSILRIPKTSNSGNMLSGFLVQHRVNNIWTTSINADLFTRGEHAYTPAILDSPHPSPASQPSTDTRTRFTRSRVALQNVFDLHPRLKSHLNLRGADEFGKNNTLIEGVYPTHFRDNRGTSDISADLVYSTPTMTGMIALGIDKTSGFNVQLAPRVGAAVSAGKRTILKASWGRAFKVPSLYALGNPNVGNPNLRPEEINGMDVGGEHPASESVWRPLIITTCSPILSISARSPFAW
- a CDS encoding BON domain-containing protein; this translates as MKTNVQLQQDVLDELQYEPTVDPAEIGITTHDGIVTLSGKVKSLAEKWAAVRAVERVGGVKAVVDEISVELPTSYQRTDEDIARAVLTALQWDVLVPEDRVKVHVEHGWIILTGTVDYRYQQIAAESAIRSLAGVKGITNHIKVKPLAMPSEVKTRIERAMRRTAELDAQEIQVDVRGAKVVLRGQVHSWSERNAAERAAWSAPGVTAVEDELLIA